Proteins from a genomic interval of Debaryomyces hansenii CBS767 chromosome E complete sequence:
- a CDS encoding DEHA2E21252p (weakly similar to uniprot|Q04734 Saccharomyces cerevisiae YMR063W RIM9 Protein of unknown function involved in the proteolytic activation of Rim101p in response to alkaline pH), which yields MHKGLLILDLFVSICLTIQLLPIISVPITGKGIGYNLHLSKYGNYTFGVLGLCTSNNICSKPKVGYPPETDAFYSFMDDENGEYPDFAAAELPSRARYVISKLLVVHIVGFCFTTLLFLLSLALTVILWLEESETKVPFKDAVRKKVKIRQNSRNNSSTELTESTSATKMNSLSDEGTVDNERKSKDITPYLNFMLMLSLLSFLSTLLAFLSDILLFIPHLSYLGWLQLCPIILLSTVTSMLCFIKRSISSRKYLNDEYRYENDDMRKSVNVGVLNWKDTDSDDGFYVYTNGFYSNYNNDDTPQEGHSHAPELFPANISTHSGWIRHSGHNETGDDVSISSSRDDSYNEHENIQMRLLNDHEHIT from the coding sequence ATGCATAAAGGCTTACTAATCCTAGATTTGTTTGTGCTGATATGCTTAACTATACAGCTTTTACCTATAATATCAGTACCTATTACCGGCAAAGGAATTGGATATAACCTACATTTGTCAAAGTATGGAAATTATACATTCGGTGTACTTGGTCTATGTACGTCGAATAATATATGCTCAAAGCCTAAGGTAGGATATCCACCGGAGACCGATGCATTTTATTCGTTTAtggatgatgaaaatggtgaATATCCGGATTTTGCTGCTGCAGAACTTCCTTCAAGAGCAAGATATGttatttctaaattattagtTGTTCATATAGTGGGCTTTTGCTTCActacattattattcttattgaGTTTAGCTTTAACTGTAATATTATGGCTTGAAGAATCTGAAACAAAAGTGCCTTTTAAAGATGCAGTTAGAAAAAAGGTGAAAATACGACAAAACAGCAGGAATAATAGTTCTACAGAACTTACTGAAAGTACTTCAGCAACCAAAATGAACTCTTTATCAGATGAGGGGACGGTGGATAATGAGCGAAAAAGTAAGGATATCACCCCATATTTGAACTTCATGCTTATGCTATCACTTCTATCATTCTTACTGACTTTATTAGCATTCTTGTCAGATATTTTGTTGTTTATACCACATTTGAGCTATTTAGGCTGGCTTCAGCTATgtccaataattttattatctaCTGTGACTTCTATGCTTTGCTTTATAAAGAggtcaatttcttcaagaaaatatctaaatgatgaatatagatatgaaaatgatgatatgaGAAAGAGTGTAAATGTTGGCGTGCTAAACTGGAAAGATACAGATAGTGATGATGGGTTCTATGTTTATACGAACGGTTTTTACAGTAATTACAATAATGACGATACACCTCAGGAAGGACATAGTCATGCTCCTGAATTATTTCCAGCTAATATTAGTACACATAGTGGTTGGATACGACATTCAGGTCATAATGAAACTGGGGATGATGTTTCAATTAGTTCCAGTAGAGATGATAGTTATAACGAGCATGAGAACATCCAAATGAGGCTACTTAATGACCACGAACATATCACTTAA
- a CDS encoding DEHA2E21274p (uniprot|Q69FG3 Debaryomyces hansenii 3'5' bisphosphate nucleosidase): MSTVPSNHPYYKELEIASIAVMRTSILTKELSDSIATTQKSGTHTKDDKSPVTIGDYASQAIINHAIKLNFPEDEIVGEEDAEVLRKDNAEGKDLSAKVLEIISDVQSQTSQYNDRLGKLENEAEIYDSIDLGNSQGGSKGRFWALDPIDGTKGFLRGDQFAVCLALIEDGKVVLGVIGCPNLPATVISNEEMSGTKGGLFSAVRGVGSFYSNLFDKQDFTPLAEQEKIKMTQHTSPESLKVVEGVEKGHSSHSTQSQIKDKLGFNNETVSKQTINLDSQVKYCVLAKGQADVYLRLPISDTYREKIWDHAAGNILVYESGGLVGDIHGNELNFGNGRHLNSQGVVAGNKSVFKKVIEAVGDVLQA; the protein is encoded by the coding sequence ATGTCTACAGTACCTTCAAACCATCCATATTATAAGGAATTGGAAATTGCATCTATAGCAGTTATGAGAACCTCGATCTTGACAAAGGAATTGAGTGACTCAATTGCTACTACGCAAAAGTCTGGGACACATACGAAAGATGATAAGTCCCCTGTCACTATCGGAGACTATGCATCTCAAGCTATTATCAACCATGCGATTAAACTCAACTTTCCAGAAGACGAAATTGTaggtgaagaagatgcGGAAGTATTAAGAAAGGATAATGCTGAAGGGAAGGACTTAAGTGCTAAAGTATTAGAAATTATTTCGGATGTGCAATCCCAAACCAGCCAATACAATGATAGATTAGGAAAACTCGAAAATGAGGCTGAAATATATGATAGTATTGATTTGGGTAATTCCCAAGGTGGCTCCAAGGGACGTTTCTGGGCGTTAGATCCAATTGATGGTACCAAAGGGTTTTTAAGAGGTGACCAATTTGCGGTTTGTTTAGCGTTGATAGAGGACGGAAAAGTCGTGTTAGGAGTTATTGGATGTCCAAATTTACCAGCTACGGTTATTTCTAATGAGGAAATGAGTGGCACAAAAGGAGGCTTATTCTCTGCTGTTAGAGGTGTAGGTTCTTTCTActcaaatttatttgataaacaaGATTTCACGCCGTTAGCCGAGCAAGAAAAGATCAAAATGACTCAACATACTTCACCAGAATCATTAAAGGTTGTTGAAGGTGTAGAAAAGGGCCATTCTTCTCACTCAACTCAATCCCAAATAAAGGATAAGTTAGGTTTCAACAATGAAACGGTTTCAAAGCAAACTATTAATTTAGATTCGCAAGTTAAGTACTGTGTATTGGCAAAAGGACAAGCTGACGTATATTTGCGCTTGCCTATCAGTGACACATATCGTGAAAAGATTTGGGACCATGCTGCTGGTAATATCTTAGTTTACGAAAGTGGCGGACTTGTAGGAGATATTCATGGTAACGAATTGAACTTCGGAAATGGAAGACACTTGAATTCTCAAGGGGTAGTTGCAGGTAATAAATCAGTTTTTAAGAAAGTGATTGAAGCTGTTGGTGATGTTTTACAAGCATGA